The region TTCAGACTCTTGTTTCAGTGAAGAGTTACAATAATTACTATAAGGTTATTTCATTGAATAAAACAAAGTCACTTGATATCACTGGAGGTACTTAGGAAATTAAAGATTGGAAGTTGAAGATGAATATGCCAAGGCAGCATCACCAAAGTGCAAAATTGTATTCATCATAGATGGACACCTTCAATGTTTAATCCATATGGGAATTCCTATCTTGAAATCCAGTGCCCACTTCTTAAATTTTAGTTACtacatttaaagaaatacttttaacaaatatttgagtcTTCATCACAAATGGTTCTTTTCTGCCTGAGGACTTCTTGCCACCCCACTGACAATTTCCACAGGAGGTAATATCAcaatttacattattattatgtGCTTTGGTTTTCAACCACCTGTAGATTTCCACTACTGTTTGGCAAAACGAAAAGAATTCCTAAGAACCCATGGTAGTTTGCGTTCTTAGGAATAGTTTCAAATAAAGAAACATGCCATTCCTTTATTTGAAACTGTTCAATGCCACCGAAATGCTGATTCAGATGAAGAACTGAGTGTTTCAATGATACTTGTTGCGTGCCTAGACCATCATACCAAGGCACTCTTTTTAGAAAGGTTTGCACTTAGTTTTAAAACAACTTGAAATTTCCTCAAGAGAAAAGCCATAGCTCACAGCACCTACCCTCGATATGCAAAAGCACAGTATTTTACTACTTCAAAGACCGAAGAGACAAACATGTGTAGATGGGGTCTGGGTACCAACATGGGGCTCCAAGGCCCGGGGAGAGGATTCTCCTGGCACAGTCCCTCCATCTATCTGCCCAACAGCAGCTGGTCCTTCAGCTGCCCACATGCAGCTTGCTTGGGAACTAAGGTCAAATTCACGAGACCTGGCCCAAAGAAGATATTTAGTTATAAACCGATGACAAGCTGCTTTGCTTTTCTTACTTATTTTGATTTCAGCAGTTTCTTTCCTCTGAGAAAATCTATCTTTGGGATCATGTGAAGTGGGATCATTTGGGATCATTCCAAAGTTGACTGCCCCAGGGCCCAGGAAATGCATTTTggctgcccctcacccccacgCAGACCCCCTTCATTGTGAAAATATCGAGACAAATCAACTGTCATGGAAATGAGACGGTTTCTGATCCCCAAATACCTTGCATTGTTAGAAGTAAACTATGCATTTCTCAGAAGAGTCATCTCTTTGGTTATACCATTACCAATTAATGGTGTAAAGCAGGAATGGAAGCACCATTTTTCAACATCAAAAATTGATTTTTAGTCAAACAAACTAAAAGTGGAAAGATCTTTGTGAAGCCCTTTTCAGAAAAATCACTGTTGGAAGAATAAAAATGGCAGCTTCATACCAGTTTCGAACAGCCATGCAGCTTTGATGTgtgatgtttatatatatttatcagcCAATTTTCTGAAAGCTCCATTAATTGTAAAAGTGTGCATTGTACTTTCTCAGTGTTGtcaagcttctttttaaaaattcctttactCCAAGTTTCCTGCAAATGCAGAATCTAGACTGAAAACGCTGAAAACAGTGGAGAATCCCTCAAATGTACAGAACAGCAGGTACATTCAAGTTACAGTCTGTTGGtgtttatttttagcatttttgttAATTAAATAGGCCTGAGAGAAGAAAATTCTTTCCTTTTGTAATGCGaggattttccttttccttgctgGTTTTCTTAAACTGTATTACCTTTGGGGGAGCACTTAGGGTTGACTGTCAGTTTGGTAACAAAGTATCAGGCAACAGAGCTCCGCAGCAGCTCTCCTTCCTGAGCCCGGAGGCAGAGATGAGAAGCAGCCACTCTATGCTTCCAGAGAGGCTCGAAGGAACACCAccgggggctccaaactcactccAACACTTGGCTAGTTCTATTCACACCCaagctccttcccttcctctctctttctcccctccaTCCCGCCGCCTCCCTTACACACACGCATCAGGATCACAACTGGCTCAGCCTTAAGAAACCGACAGACAACCCGTTGGCATCCTTTCCAGCGGCAGCGGCTGCGCTGGGCCCCGAGGTCAGTCTTTGGAAAACTGCTGCAGCTCCCTGGAGGCAGCGGCGCTGCTCGGCTCGCCAATCCTCTGCCCTGCCCCAAGTTCATGGGGTCCTCTCCCCGCTGGGCCTCCCGGGGAAGACACCTCTCCTGCCCAGCGCACAGAGGGTGGGTGTGCCCTGCCAAGAGCCCTCTGCTCCAGGATAAACCAAATGACCCCGGGGCCCGGGCGACAGAAACTCAGGGAGCTACCGAGGCAAACATGTCTCCTTCCAAAAGCTGCTGGCTCCAGAGATGACCTTCTGAGCAAATACAAATGAGGGGAGAGGCTTACATTTGCACCGAAGGCTCAGGGGTGGGAGAGCTGAGGCCCAAactggggggtgaggggtgggcgCAGAGAGGAAAATAGGAGTGGTTTCCCCCGGTGTGAGCTTGGCTGGGGAGGCGGGAGGCAGGCGGGAGgcaggggggaggtgggagggagcaaATCCAAACCCAGCCTGCCACTCCAGGGCGCTAGGCACTGCTCTTGGCTGCCCCAGAGGTGATGACCTGGCCCTAGGACccggtgagggaggtgggagctgaGTGGCAGGGAAGGAGCTGGGGTTCGCAGGACCAATGCAGCGTCAGCCATCAGGAAGTCCCTCTTACTAGacttcagttccagaccaccccCGATGGCTGACCGACCGCACACGCCGCTGAGGGTGAGGGGACCCACTCGGCCTCCCGGGGGTGCTCCTGAACCCCGCGGCCTTCCCTGGAGCACCAAGGAAAGGGCCTGTGCGCCGGGTGGGCCAGGCTGGAAAGGTGGGAAAAAAATCCCACCCAGACGGGCCCGGGGGTCCCCAGTAGCACCTAAGACACCAAAGTATCTTTGGGGGTGGGTCAGGCTCCCCTCGGAAAATCTGGGGTGAGCGCCAGCCTGTCGCCCCTTTCAGATGGAACCCTCTGGGAGCATGGGTTCCAGGGACAGGCCAACTGGAAGGACAGGGGGAGCGCCCACTCGCCCCACCTGGATGGTCGCTGGGTGAGGGGTGCACGGCAGCGGGGACCCTGGGCCctgcaccccagccctgccctgaccCCTGCCGGGGCGCTCGTGGGGCCTTGAGCTCAGCGCCTGTGAACCCCGCACTCGGGAACACTCCCCGGCCTTCCATCAAACTTCGGTCCCTTCCCGGGTGTAGACGAAGTGACTGACGCGGAAGCCGGGGGCCGCCGTCTGCTGGCCAGCGGCGAAgccgggcgcggggcgggggaCCTGGGGGCTGTGAGTGGCGATCGTCGCGGGTCTCCCGAAGGAAAAGTCTCCCGCCAGGCCCCCGGGTAAGGGGTTGAAGCCGCCAGCTAGGGCGCCCACGGCCGAGGCCAAACTGGAGAAGCAGGCTGCGGCCTCGGGCGCGGGCGGGGACGCCGAGGCCCGCAAGTCCGGGGAGGCGGCGCCCAGGGGCTCCAGCTCTGGCGCCCGGGCTCCGGCCTGGCTCCAGGGACCCGAGGGTGCGACTGCGCCCGCCTCCCCCCTCCGCTTCCTCTTCCTTCGGAAGTTCCCGTTGTCAAACATCTTCTCGCAGTTTGGATCCAGGGTCCAGTAATTGCCTTTACCTGCGGAAGAAGAAAGGGACCGGCTCAGAAAAATCGGGGTCTGGCCGAGGTGATGGGTGAGAAGGTGAGAAATGGAGGTCAGCTCCAGAAGGATTCCCACCGGCCCCTCCATGAACCCTTACCCCCACCCCAAACCTTGAGGGGACGCTGTGTACCGGATCGGGCGTCCACAGCGAAGGACGATGCCCGGGAAATACAGAGCCTCGCAGAGGGCAAGGCCAGAGAGAAGGCCtatgaaatgaagaaaggaaCCTGCTCTCCTCGGGCCATCGCTTCGCCCGTGGGGCGGAGCACACCTCGCCAGGCCTCTCTGCAGCCTCCCAAAGCGGCATCGCCTTTGTCTTAACCTTCGTGGGGGGAGCCGCCGTCTTCCCCACTTTAAGCAGAGGACATGCGCCCCCGAGAGAGGCAATTCCTCAGGTCGCCCCGGCAGGCTAGCTCTCCCGGGCTTCTTCATTCTGGAGAGCGCGCCGAGAATTAGAGACTCAGTTGCCCTGGATGTGAAGTCAGGGCTGCGGGGGTCTGCCGGCTTCCTGGAGCCCGTGGGCggctccccaccctcctcccgcCTCGGCTCCCCTAGCTGGGAAGTCTGGACGGTCCAGGACCGCCGGGTCCCTCGAGTGCCCGCAGCCCGGAGTCCTGGACTCGCAAGGGGGCGCGCCTCTGTTACCTGGGTCGTCCTCGTCGCGGGGCACCTTCTTGAAGCAGTCGTTGAGGGACAGGTTGTGGCGGATGGAGTTCTGCCAGCCCGCCTTGCTGCGCTTGTAGAAGGGGAAGTTGCCGGCCACGTACTGGTAGATCTGGCTGAGCGTCAGCTTGCGCCGCGGCGCGCTCTGGATGGCCATGGCGATGAGCGCCGAGTACGAGTAGGGCGGCCGCACCAGCCTCAGCAGCTCCTGTTGGCCGGGCAGGCTCAGCCACGCCAGGTCGGCGCCTGCCAGGCCGCCGGGGGCCGCGAGGAGCGGGCCGGGGGCTCCGAAGGGGGCCGCGGGCACTGGGCCCGGCGCGTAGGGCGCGGAGCTGAGAGCGGGCGCGTTCAGCCACAGGCGCGGGCCGGCGCCCGCTGCGCCCAGATCTCCGCGCGCGTATCCAGAGGGGCGCGCGGCCGCCCGGGCCTGGCTCTGCGGGGCCGCAGAGGGCCCCGAGCCGTCGCCGTACTCGGCCATGTCCTGCGGCTCCCGGGCCGGGGCGGGTGGCTCGGCGCCCAAGCTCACGGGCGCACCATCCAGTGCGGCCGCCCGCAGCAGCTCCAGGTGTGGCGGCCGGGCCTCGCCCTCCGCCCTTTAAATGCCGTCGGGGCCAGAGACCCAGGTGAGTGTCGGCGCGCCGAGCCCCCGCCCGCGACAGCTTTGGAGGAGTGCTGTCTGCATCCCCGCCCCAGGGTCAGCTTTCCGCCCCGCCCAGGTCCAGATGCGCCCGGGCCGAGTCGCTCCGGTAATTCCCAGACCCCGTGTCTCCTGCGCCGCCTGACACCTGCACCCCGGGCCCCCGGCGATACCACCCCGTCAGACCTTTAGGGCCCGGCGGCCCTGGCTGTCCGCACCCTCCAGCAGCCACCGCGTGTCCTCCTTCAGGCCCCAAGGGTGCAGCGTGGGATTCCCTTCCAACGCGGTGTCCCCTTGCTCGCCCGCCAGAGACTCCCTCCCGGCGTCTTGGGGGACACCCGGCAAGGAGCTAAGGCCCGCTGTGTGAGGCACAGAGTCGAGGGGTCGAGGCGGCGCGGCGGCGGAGGACGCGAAGGCGGGAGGGCAGGCCTGGCTGGAAGCGGACCGTGGCCCTGAAGTCTTCGGATGTCCCCCCGCGATCTGCTTCGAGGTGGATCAGACCCCACTGTAGAGGAGGCTGGAGACTCTGAAAGCTCAGGACACCTCGCTCATCTAGGGAGCCCGAGATGTGGCCCGGCTAGGCTGCGCGGTGGCCTTGGGCACAGGGTGCCGTGGGTGGCAAAACCCTCCGCTGGGTTTCCCAGGACGCAGGGAAAACAGGGACCTCCGGGTAGGGCGCCCGACGCCCTCCCGCGGGCCCTGGCTCCCGGCTTCGCTTCCCCGCGCGGAGGCTGATGCGGGGAAGATCAGGAGCCCCTGTACCCCACGTGCCCTCGCTTGGAGGAGCGATGATCAACGTTCAGAGATAATTAGAGGGGCCCCGAAATTCAGCGCCCGCGGTGGTAATACCCATGTTGGAGAAATCGGTCTCCCCTGGGACTTCCCCAATGTCTCCGCACTTTTGGAGATGAGGAGGGAGCAGGAGGCGGCCCGCGGGTGGGGCTAGAGGTTAGAGTGAAAAGACGGGAGCTCTGGGGGAAAAGGGGGCCACGCTGGAGttccctgtctctctcctgtGGTCTTAGGCCGCTCAGGTTGTAATTTAGAATTTAATGTAAAACAACCAGTTTGTGGAACTGTTTCACAAGTAGTGGAAGGGAGGGTCCCTCTATTGGCACACGGGATTCTCCTCTAAGAAGTAACAGCCTGTTGGGAAGTGGTTGGTGAACTACTCGAACTACACCTATTTCTGCCTTTGGAGCGagtagagccagaaatcctggtcATTTGGCCAAGGACAGGAAAGCAACAGACCCAACCAGATCATTGAAGTCAGTGCCTCATCTCTCCCTGCGCCCCCTTCTGGAAGATTTCTAATTGCAAAGGCTTAGGAGATGGGAAGACGCTAAGGCCTTTCAGATCACCATCCCCATCACTGCAGGGGAGGAGGACAGTAGTACCTTCTTTGGGAAGCATGCCcctgatttttcttgtttctgtcaAGAAACAGCAGCCAGAACCATAGGTCTGCCAGTTAAGAGATCTTCAGAATGTCCTCATAGTGTTAAACACACTGTCTCTGTAGACATGACAAGTTTTCTGGTGGCTGCCCTGCCTAGGAGTCCTAAATAGGACTGGTCCTCTTCCTCGCATCTTTAACCCATAcccttttcctttattctcaAACGTGGCCCCACTGCTTACTTTGCGGGTAGCTCCCCATCCTTCCTCTGTCAGATTTTCAGGCACacctgttttccttcctctggtcCCCATGGGAGAGGTGTCCCTGCTTCATCATGTCCATCTCTCCTTGCTTCTCTTTAGCAGCCCAGCCTCCCAAAGGTTTGTCTCTGTCGGCTGTTGATGTCCCTTTTGTCTGGAGAACACTCTAGTGGTGCCCAGATAGGCATCCACCCCCAGGACTCCGCTGAAACTGCTCAGACACAGTCTCCAGTGGCCTCTGTCTCCCCGAGTCCAACGATAGCTCTTCCTCATGTTGCTCAGCTCTCAGCAGCTCCTGACACTTTCCAGAATCAACACCCTCTTCCCACCGGCTTCTGAACACTGTCCTCTGGTTTACCTCCACTTCTGCAGCTCCTTCTCGGACTCAGCTCTATTCCAGGccctttcctccctctttttGCTTGGATTACTGGCCCTTAACTCACGGTTTCTCAGCCTCATCACTATTGGAATATCGGGCTAGATAATTCTATGCCGTTCTGTGCACTTTAGGATGTTTAGAAGCATCTCTGACCTCAACCCACTAGATGTTGGCAACATTGCTCTGCTGAGACAACTGAAGCTGTCTTAAAACATTGCCAACTGTTGCTTGTGGGGCCAAGTCACTCCTGATTGAAAATGTCTGCATTAACTAATGACTCTGTCATCTTTATCATCCATTTGGATGTCTTCCTCTCCAATACCTCGTGTCTCTTGCTAATTTATTATCTTCTACATGAGAGTGGCCTCCAGCAGATGAGAGCTCCTCTAGTCCCCACAGCCACTGAGGAAGTAGGAACTTCGGTCCTGCAATCACAAGGAATTGAATTCTGTCAGTAGCAGGAATGACCTCGGAAGAGGACTGAAACCCAGATGCAATAACCAACACCTTATTTTAGCCTGAGCAGAGAAGCTGCCATACTTTGCTTGACGTTTGACCTAAAGAATGTGAGATAGTGAATGGGCATTGTTTTGAGCTGTTAAGTTTGTGGTTATTTGTCacagagcaaaaaataaaataaaaaattttaaaaagcccttaAAGATAACAACTCCAAAACCAAAAGGAGCATGTCATCCCAGTTTAGTACCCTACCTTTGTGGTCAGAAGGAGGTTCTCACTTCTCATGGGGGTTGTGACTCCCCCGAGAAAAGCCCTGCTCTGCCCTGACTTCTCACCATCTCCTGTGTTAGAACTCCACACAGCCACTGATGTCCAAGGCTGATTAGTGAGGTCTACGtaactttttttaaacattcaagaCTGGAGAGACCTCGAGGGTTTTTCTGTCATTGAATAGATCATTTACAACATCAACAAAAGCCGTCCTTGACTTCTGCAATTCTGTCTACAAAATAATTAGCTATGGGTTTACAGTTCCTCCCTCTAGAAGGGGTCGGGTCAGGGGTAACTGTGGCCAAGAGCCTAGACCCAGGTCAACTGGATTTTGGCTTGAGCCTTGCCTCCATCAATGAGAACTTAAGTCGATGATTCCACCTCTGAGTTCCATTTTTTCTAGCGCCTGTGAAGTGCTTTGAGGTATTAGGTTTCTCAATACATATCCTAGTTCATAACCAGAATTTACCTCAAACTCTTATCACTTAGAGAAAAACTGAAGCAACATTCAGACTGTGCAGacttttttcagctttttttcagCTGACAAATGAAGAAGGTGAGAGCTTTAGCTGCAGatagacctggattcaaatcctggctctggtCCCAAACACCTGTAGGTGTAGTCTGCTTGACTTTTCCAAGTCTTAAGTTTTTCTCTCTGCAGAGTGGGCCTAATACTGCCCAGTTAATAGGTTATTAGAAAGACTAAGTGAACCATGCATGCCAAACACTTACGCATAAGCAATAAGTGCTTACAGTATAGGATCTACTGGCATTTTCTCTGTGTCATTCAATCATTCACTGGTTTGGAGATCATATCCTGAGCTTATGGTTTGTCTCCCTACATGTTAAATACACTTTCATACCTAAAAGTGTCATCCACATTCTTAATATGAAACTGAGGAAAGGTTTTATTACaatgttttctccattttagcttttttcttttcaaatcagaATCCAATGTGCTCACAAGAGCTGACTTGTACTTGTCAGGTCCCTTCAGTTTCTTTTGTTCTAGAACAGCCCCTTGggcaatgactgcagccatgaaattaaatgacacttgcttcttggaaggaaagttatgatcaaactaggcagtgtgttaaaaagcagagacattactttgtcaacaaaggtctgttgagtcaaagctatggtttttccagtagtcatgcacagatgcgagatttggaccacagagaagactgagcactgaagaattgatgctttcgaactgtggtgctggagaagactcttgagagtcccttggactgcaaagagatcaaaccagtcaatcctaaaggaaattaatcctgagtattcattagaaggactgatgcttaagctgaagctccaatactttggccacttgatgtgaagagcccctgattctgggaaagactgagggaatgaggagaaggggacaacagaggatgggacagttggatggcatcattgccacaatggacatgagtttgagcaaactctaggagatagtggaggacagggaagcctgttgtgctgcagtccatgggatcacaaagaatcggacatgactgagcaactaaacaacgataAGAACAGCCCCTACCTCGCTGCTCTCAAATTGCTTGTTTTTAAATGCCTTCAGGCGTTGACTCTTTGCAAAGATCAGTCCCACCATCTGGATGTGTCTGTTTTCTCCTGCTGATGTTTAACTTATTACCATATTCCCTCCATTTCCTTTATATAGAAGTTAGGTCTCAACATTGGTGCAGATTCAGGTTACATGGATTTTCCACATCTCATCAGGAAGCACACGATGCCAGGTTGGTCCTCTCTCGCTGACTCTGAGCTTTTTTGcatgttcaattgctcagtcgtgtccgattctttgcagccccatgcactgtagcccaccaggatcttctgtctctggaattttccaggcaagaatactggagagttaccatttcctactccaggggatcttctggacccaaggatcgaatctgtgtctcctgagcctcctgcattggcaggtggattctttaccattgagccaactctgagtttgatcactgggctAAAGGAGTGACTCTGGAAATGCAGTTGGGAACTAACCCATGGGGTGATGCTTGGAGATGataaatttccctggtggtccagtggttagcgcTCACGTGCGTTCACTGCTGtagcctgagttcagtccctggtgggagaactaagatcctacaagccacgcAACACGCCTCCCCccacaccaaaaacaaaaacaaaaacccaactcCGTGTGTAAAGTTGTCCTTCCCAGGTGAGAATTGCTATTGATTTTCCTTTCTATTGATGGTTGCTAGCTAAATCAACTCTGTTGGAAGttgcaaaatataaattttctcaTTCTGTCATTCTTTTACATTCATTGTCTCATTTTTCTGTAAAACAGAGCTTTCTGTCACCAACTGAATTTATCtagtttccctgctgctgctgctaagtcgcttcagtcatgtccgactctgtgcgaccccatagacagcagcccacccggctcccccatccctgaggttctccaggcaagaacactgaactgTATATTAAAAAGACCAGAAAATTGTGTGgttttttctgtttattgatCTATTTTAAGATTATGGTGTTGCTAAAGCAGTCATCTTAATTGGAAacagtgttttcattttgcttcatgGCTTTCCCTGTGACTAGCATTATGGACTCCTAAAtgtttacatatttaatattttaataaattatcattatttttgtgaTATTTATATTGTCCAAAACTGAGGCATTGGAAGCCCCTTGGAGCCAGTCTCTGTATCCTTTTGTTATGGCCCCAGCAGGCTTTGAACTTTTTTTGCTGTTTGATACAAGCAGGTCTGGGATTATTTTGTACTTTCCTGACCTAGATCTGTAATCAGCTATTTCTCCAGGGGGCCTTGGTTCCTTTTTAGAAGGAATAGTACTAAGAAACTAAAATACATGCCATAGGATATTTTGGTGGAAAAGGGATAGCATTGCTTATAGAGTTTTCAATGGGCAAATAtaggaaatgcattttaaaaaatcatggttGATATA is a window of Bos mutus isolate GX-2022 chromosome 26, NWIPB_WYAK_1.1, whole genome shotgun sequence DNA encoding:
- the FOXI2 gene encoding forkhead box protein I2, with the protein product MAEYGDGSGPSAAPQSQARAAARPSGYARGDLGAAGAGPRLWLNAPALSSAPYAPGPVPAAPFGAPGPLLAAPGGLAGADLAWLSLPGQQELLRLVRPPYSYSALIAMAIQSAPRRKLTLSQIYQYVAGNFPFYKRSKAGWQNSIRHNLSLNDCFKKVPRDEDDPGKGNYWTLDPNCEKMFDNGNFRRKRKRRGEAGAVAPSGPWSQAGARAPELEPLGAASPDLRASASPPAPEAAACFSSLASAVGALAGGFNPLPGGLAGDFSFGRPATIATHSPQVPRPAPGFAAGQQTAAPGFRVSHFVYTREGTEV